The following are from one region of the Nicotiana tomentosiformis chromosome 7, ASM39032v3, whole genome shotgun sequence genome:
- the LOC104119497 gene encoding uncharacterized protein — protein sequence MSASNSPNQVDQTLDDPSNPNEPDKDDNNNNNNPTSQSQPQILEPLNPTNQENPQNQQTPEVILDEKDHENPDQKNSGTADTFPNFSLTVVLPIADSSEVSVPDPPLMSPTTTTTHKRIKRKKGKASTKKLQAIEKRLQTLKENLKPLPFCPSKILDFGRHEKLLRRLGLWDFVHIEFDRDLRVDLIAQLIATYDSKSRCSYVNDFRILVNRADLARAFKLPVKKDKGSADGLDLDADALTEESIGFLEDFVSIWVLLHEDTFIMPNEVLNWIKTIKDGHPERVDWAGLFWFMVEKELTKGDQLADCYYAAHLQYLIKSQREEVLFGEEPEKMEFEAAVKEEDDCGNEDNARVGGSSKAQQEDGALEEGLNFELTLGHDLGQKKEAKDVEMVDVEEHREEEEGDEAKEKQWLFDERTDANEPLLQRCKMQEAVSLDNDEEKKEDHELADDNEEEEEEEEEEEEDEEGAETHEVEDEFDVMPCDDTLVGDGLTGNLLQTMESTQIAFTSQGQLHDQSSVELLASRDEMHKGGPFFGSGSKREIEIEPDNSLNGSSKRLRIDGAWDQKPLDFGSCMEQMQQLMVRARMIYETKEQNEEQFNMNQQILLNELHKRDSVIEHLHKSKYEEVQRKDEEICRLERELFIMGNILDGYRKALKDTQKQFSEYRQKFQLPEEPYYKDAGPGGQMLSTAEIEKLRLKQEEENRSICLLLEQKAKEAEEEYASQFEVCIDKVQMLDKRLMNLEDDMKNLRNLRAKSKVPKSEEEISETPDCPPNE from the coding sequence ATGTCAGCCTCTAATTCCCCAAATCAAGTAGACCAAACCCTAGATGACCCCTCTAACCCAAATGAACCAGACAaagacgacaacaacaacaacaacaacccaaccTCACAATCTCAACCCCAAATCTTGGAACCCCTTAACCCCACAAACCAAGAAAATCCACAAAATCAACAAACCCCAGAAGTGATTCTTGACGAAAAAGACCATGAAAACCCTGATCAGAAAAATTCAGGTACGGCTGATACATTCCCTAATTTTTCTTTAACTGTGGTTTTACCGATTGCTGACTCATCAGAGGTAAGTGTCCCTGACCCTCCACTAATGTCACCCACTACTACTACTACCCACAAGCGCATCAAGCGTAAGAAGGGTAAAGCCAGCACTAAGAAGTTACAAGCCATTGAAAAAAGACTTCAAACACTTAAGGAGAACTTAAAGCCTCTTCCTTTTTGCCCTTCCAAGATTCTTGATTTCGGTAGGCATGAGAAGTTACTGAGGCGTTTAGGGTTATGGGATTTTGTACATATAGAATTCGATCGAGATTTAAGGGTGGATTTGATTGCACAGTTAATTGCTACTTATGATTCCAAATCGAGGTGTAGTTATGTTAATGATTTTAGAATCTTGGTTAATCGGGCTGATTTAGCACGGGCGTTTAAGCTGCCTGTGAAGAAGGACAAAGGTAGTGCTGATGGTCTGGACTTGGATGCTGATGCATTGACCGAGGAGTCGATAGGTTTTCTTGAGGATTTTGTGTCGATTTGGGTGCTTTTGCATGAGGACACATTTATAATGCCTAACGAGGTCTTAAATTGGATTAAGACTATAAAAGATGGGCACCCTGAGAGAGTGGATTGGGCTGGATTGTTCTGGTTCATGGTCGAGAAGGAATTGACGAAAGGGGACCAATTAGCGGACTGTTATTATGCTGCACATTTGCAGTACTTGATAAAGTCACAGCGTGAGGAGGTATTGTTTGGTGAAGAGCCGGAAAAAATGGAGTTTGAAGCTGCTGTGAAGGAGGAGGATGACTGTGGTAATGAGGACAATGCAAGAGTTGGTGGCTCGAGTAAAGCTCAACAAGAGGATGGAGCTTTAGAGGAGGGATTgaattttgagttgactttggggCATGATCTTGGCCAGAAGAAAGAGGCGAAGGATGTGGAGATGGTGGATGTTGAGGAACACAGAGAAGAAGAGGAGGGGGATGAAGCGAAAGAGAAACAGTGGCTTTTTGATGAGAGAACAGATGCAAATGAGCCCTTGTTACAGAGATGTAAGATGCAGGAAGCAGTTTCTTTGGATAATGATGAGGAGAAGAAAGAAGACCACGAGTTGGCAGATGATaacgaggaggaggaggaggaggaggaggaggaggaggaggatgagGAAGGAGCGGAGACGCATGAGGTTGAAGATGAATTTGATGTTATGCCTTGTGATGATACTCTTGTTGGGGATGGATTGACAGGAAACCTACTTCAAACAATGGAAAGTACGCAAATCGCATTTACGTCACAGGGGCAACTTCATGATCAGTCTTCAGTTGAGCTTCTTGCTTCTAGAGATGAGATGCACAAAGGTGGTCCCTTTTTTGGTAGTGGAAGTAAGAGAGAGATTGAGATTGAGCCTGACAATTCTCTCAACGGCAGCAGCAAGAGGTTGAGGATTGACGGCGCATGGGACCAGAAGCCATTAGATTTTGGATCATGCATGGAACAAATGCAGCAGCTAATGGTGAGGGCTAGGATGATATATGAGACAAAAGAACAGAACGAGGAGCAATTCAACATGAACCAGCAAATTTTGCTCAACGAATTGCATAAAAGGGACAGTGTAATTGAACACTTGCATAAGTCTAAATATGAAGAAGTACAAAGGAAAGACGAAGAGATTTGTCGTCTTGAACGGGAGCTTTTTATAATGGGAAATATTTTGGATGGTTACAGGAAGGCATTGAAGGACACCCAGAAACAGTTCTCTGAGTATAGGCAAAAGTTCCAGCTGCCTGAAGAACCATACTACAAAGATGCTGGTCCTGGAGGTCAAATGTTGAGCACTGCTGAAATCGAAAAGCTACGCCTCAAGCAAGAGGAAGAAAATCGATCCATTTGCTTGCTTTTGGAACAAAAAGCAAAAGAAGCGGAGGAAGAATATGCTAGTCAGTTTGAGGTTTGTATTGATAAGGTTCAGATGCTGGATAAGAGGTTGATGAACCTTGAAGATGACATGAAGAACCTGAGAAACTTGAGGGCAAAAAGTAAAGTTCCGAAAAGTGAGGAAGAAATCTCAGAAACTCCCGACTGCCCTCCAAATGAATGA